One Brassica napus cultivar Da-Ae chromosome C4, Da-Ae, whole genome shotgun sequence genomic region harbors:
- the LOC111205878 gene encoding eukaryotic translation initiation factor 3 subunit F encodes MAAANEHTVLQFATPSSTTSILTARIHPLVIFNVCDCFVRRPDSAERVIGTLLGSILPDGTVDIRNSYAVPHNESSDQVAVDIDYHHNMLASHLKVNPKEIIVGWYSTGLGVNGGSALIHDFYAREATNPIHLTVDTGFTNGEGAIKAFVSSNLSLGDRQLAAQFQEVPVDLRMVEAERVGYDVLKATAVDKLPNDMEGMELTLERLLTLINDVYKYVDSVVEGQRLPDNNIGRFIAEAVASLPKLPPQVFDNLVNDSLQDQLLLLYLSSITRTQLSLAEKLNTAAQML; translated from the exons ATGGCGGCGGCGAACGAGCACACCGTCCTACAATTCGCGACTCCGTCGTCGACAACCTCCATCCTCACGGCGAGGATCCACCCCCTCGTGATCTTCAACGTCTGCGATTGCTTCGTGAGACGTCCCGACTCAGCCGAAAGAGTCATCGGCACTCTCCTCGGATCAATCCTACCCGACGGAACCGTCGACATCCGCAACTCGTACGCCGTCCCTCACAACGAATCCTCCGATCAG GTCGCTGTGGATATTGATTATCACCACAACATGTTAGCTTCGCACCTTAAGGTGAATCCCAAGGAGATCATCGTTGGCTG GTATTCAACTGGTCTTGGGGTGAATGGTGGTAGTGCTTTGATTCATGACTTCTACGCTAGAGAAGCCACTAACCCTATTCATCTGACTGTGGACACTGGTTTTACAAATGGTGAGGGTGCTATCAAAGCTTTTGTATCTTCAAACCTTTCACTTGGTGATCGTCAGCTAGCTGCACAGTTTCAAGAGGTTCCTGTTGATCTCCGTATGGTTGAGGCTGAGAGGGTCGGAT ACGATGTCCTCAAGGCAACAGCGGTTGACAAACTCCCAAATGACATGGAAGGAATGGAGCTAACACTGGAGAGACTGTTGACTTTAATCAACGATGTCTACAAATATGTTGACAGCGTCGTG GAAGGTCAAAGACTTCCAGACAACAACATAGGACGATTCATTGCAGAGGCAGTAGCCTCGCTTCCCAAATTACCCCCGCAAGTCTTTGATAACCTTGTGAATGATAGTctccag GACCAATTGCTTCTGTTGTACCTGTCGAGCATAACAAGGACACAGCTGAGTCTAGCGGAGAAGCTAAACACAGCCGCTCAAATGCTGTAA
- the LOC111205877 gene encoding nematode resistance protein-like HSPRO2, producing MVDTDCKRKMVSPDLPSKLHVTIPSPFKLPVSSPISCSAPSSCSAYELYLRLPELRNLWLSRDFPHWTHEPILKPSLQALEITFRLVLAVCSDARPYINHREWNRRLDSILTSQIKLIASICEEEEDESAPVGDKRSSLSLLPQLATWRKSEAFGKKILSTIDNEMRFSKYTLGLGEQNISGKPSLQYDAVCRPNELYILKNNPYADHIDNNENETLYIIHQIIESWLHVSINLLKRINTRVDEGRFGEASGDVYLVESIWKLLTEVEDLHLLMDPEDFLKLKKQLHIKTAGKNDAFCFRSRGLVEVMKMSKGLREKVPFVVGVEVDPTGGPRLQEAAMRLYARKGEECDKIHLLQGMQGVEAAAKRFFFAYKQVVAAVMGSAEMNTECDSVSQIFMEPTYFPSLDAAKTFLGEFWSHVG from the coding sequence atggttgaTACAGATTGCAAGAGGAAGATGGTGTCACCGGACTTACCTAGCAAGCTCCACGTCACCATCCCCTCGCCGTTCAAGCTCCCCGTCTCATCCCCAATCTCCTGCTCCGCTCCTTCCTCTTGCTCCGCCTACGAGCTCTACCTCCGTCTCCCCGAGCTCAGAAACCTCTGGTTATCACGTGACTTCCCTCACTGGACGCACGAGCCTATCCTCAAACCGTCTCTCCAAGCTCTGGAGATCACTTTCAGATTGGTCTTAGCCGTTTGCTCCGACGCGAGACCGTACATCAACCACCGCGAGTGGAACCGACGGTTGGATTCGATCCTCACGAGTCAGATCAAACTCATAGCATCCATCtgcgaagaggaagaagatgaatcaGCTCCTGTCGGAGATAAACGAAGCTCTCTCAGCTTGCTACCACAGCTAGCCACGTGGCGTAAGTCGGAAGCCTTTGGGAAGAAGATCTTGTCCACGATCGATAACGAGATGAGGTTCTCTAAGTACACGCTCGGTCTCGGAGAACAGAACATCTCCGGGAAACCTAGTCTCCAATACGACGCCGTTTGCAGACCGAACGAGTTATACATCCTCAAGAATAATCCTTACGCTGATCATATCGATAACAACGAGAACGAAACGTTATACATCATTCACCAGATCATAGAATCATGGCTCCACGTTTCCATAAACCTATTGAAACGCATCAACACGCGTGTTGACGAAGGGAGGTTCGGTGAAGCGTCGGGAGACGTCTACTTGGTCGAGAGTATATGGAAGCTTCTCACCGAGGTTGAAGATCTCCACCTCCTGATGGACCCCGAGGACTTCCTCAAGTTAAAGAAGCAGTTGCATATCAAGACGGCCGGTAAAAACGACGCGTTTTGTTTCAGGTCGAGAGGTTTGGTGGAGGTGATGAAGATGTCTAAAGGTTTGAGGGAGAAGGTGCCGTTTGTGGTGGGCGTTGAGGTGGATCCCACGGGAGGACCGAGGCTGCAAGAGGCGGCGATGAGGCTTTACGCGAGAAAGGGAGAGGAGTGTGATAAGATTCATTTGCTTCAAGGGATGCAAGGTGTGGAAGCTGCGGCGAAGAGGTTCTTTTTCGCGTATAAGCAGGTGGTTGCGGCGGTGATGGGGAGCGCGGAGATGAACACGGAGTGTGACTCGGTGAGTCAGATATTCATGGAGCCGACTTATTTCCCGAGTCTTGACGCGGCGAAGACGTTCTTGGGAGAGTTCTGGAGCCACGTTGGGTGA
- the LOC125585749 gene encoding secreted RxLR effector protein 161-like: MELNAQFSKHEDERSTDETEYRRRIGCLRYLLHTRPDLSFSVGVLSRYMHAPKESHSAALKAILRYLRGTSSLGLFYLRGNNVKLIGYSDSSHNVDLDDGKSTSGHIFYLGQAPITWSSTKQEIVTLSSCEAEFMAATEAAKQAIWLQELLGEAIGEESKRVTIKVDNKSAIALSRNPVFHGRSKHIHRIFHFIRECVEKEQVEVIHVPDEIKLKGENVDKLGVA; encoded by the exons ATGGAGCTAAATGCTCAATTCTCAAAGCATGAAGACGAAAGAAGTACTGATGAAACAGAGTACCGTCGACGTATTGGTTGTCTCCGATATTTACTCCACACTCGTCCTGACTTATCCTTTAGCGTTGGAGTTCTCAGCAGATATATGCATGCTCCTAAAGAGTCTCATAGTGCAGCACTAAAGGCGATTCTTAGATACCTCCGAGGAACGAGCTCTCTTGGATTGTTCTACCTTCGGGGAAATAATGTGAAGCTGATAGGATACAGTGATAGTTCTCACAATGTGGACTTAGATGATGGCAAAAGTACTTCGGGACATATATTCTATCTTGGTCAGGCGCCTATCACTTGGAGTTCAACAAAGCAAGAGATTGTCACATTATCATCATGTGAAGCTGAGTTTATGGCAGCTACCGAGGCAGCAAAGCAGGCTATTTGGCTTCAAGAACTCTTAGGTGAAGCTATTGGAGAAGAGAGTAAACGCGTGACCATTAAAGTCGACAACAAATCTGCAATTGCGCTTTCAAGAAACCCTGTGTTTCATGGACGAAGTAAACACATACATCGAATATTTCACTTCATAAGAGAATGCGTTGAAAAGGAGCAAGTTGAAGTTATACATGTTCCAG ATGAGatcaagcttaagggggagaatgttgatAAGCTTGGAGTAGCTTAA